The Streptomyces sp. P9-A4 genome contains a region encoding:
- a CDS encoding universal stress protein — translation MTEQQPDRFERGTDGPKVIMAGVDGSASSLRATAYAAGLARRQNALLALVYVQPVIAAGAAMGVAVGGTTEEIAEGLVEEIRTSAERVKDLWRIRWEFRTFRGDAYAGLVRAAGELKADAVVVGASESAGHRLMGSVAVRLVKAGRWPVTVVP, via the coding sequence GTGACCGAACAGCAGCCCGACCGGTTCGAACGCGGCACCGACGGCCCGAAAGTGATCATGGCGGGAGTCGACGGCTCCGCCTCCTCCCTCCGCGCGACGGCGTACGCGGCGGGGCTCGCCCGGCGCCAGAACGCGCTGCTCGCGCTCGTGTACGTCCAGCCGGTGATCGCGGCGGGCGCGGCGATGGGCGTGGCCGTGGGCGGGACCACGGAGGAGATCGCGGAGGGCCTCGTCGAGGAGATCCGTACGTCCGCCGAGCGGGTGAAGGACCTCTGGCGGATCCGCTGGGAGTTCCGCACCTTCCGGGGCGACGCCTACGCGGGCCTGGTCCGGGCGGCCGGGGAACTGAAGGCGGACGCAGTGGTGGTGGGCGCCTCCGAGTCGGCGGGACACCGGCTCATGGGCTCGGTGGCGGTCCGGCTGGTGAAGGCGGGCCGCTGGCCGGTCACCGTCGTACCGTGA
- a CDS encoding polysaccharide deacetylase family protein: MKNDQMPQGRRAVLRLAAALGATVTVGALAVDRLSGHEGAAPGAAPPVPPHRGGAAGPAAGPRAQAQAARLRPSSYRLQPMTAYAPPAFRRAVPPVRQRPFLSMSGVGRSMVLTFDDGPDPRYTPAVLETLRRHDCRAMFFVCGEMAVDNQDLLREMAADGHVVGNHSWSHPLIPTLRPSRIRDELGSTSEVVERALGAAPLWYRAPYGAWNRHSFEIGAELGMEPLAWTVDTLDWTEPGTDTIVRRALDGAAPGAVVLSHDAGGNRSQSVAALRRYLPELLDAGYHITVPRR, translated from the coding sequence ATGAAAAACGATCAGATGCCTCAGGGGCGCCGGGCGGTGCTACGGCTCGCAGCCGCCCTCGGCGCCACCGTCACCGTCGGAGCCCTCGCGGTGGACCGGCTCTCCGGCCACGAAGGCGCGGCCCCGGGCGCCGCGCCCCCGGTCCCGCCCCACCGAGGCGGCGCAGCGGGGCCCGCCGCCGGGCCGCGGGCACAGGCACAGGCCGCGCGGCTGCGCCCCAGCTCGTACCGGCTCCAGCCGATGACCGCGTACGCGCCCCCGGCCTTCCGGCGCGCGGTGCCGCCGGTGCGGCAGCGGCCCTTCCTCAGCATGTCCGGCGTCGGCCGGTCCATGGTGCTGACCTTCGACGACGGGCCGGACCCGCGCTACACCCCGGCCGTCCTGGAGACCCTGCGCCGCCATGACTGCCGCGCGATGTTCTTCGTCTGCGGGGAGATGGCCGTCGACAACCAGGACTTGCTGCGGGAGATGGCCGCGGACGGGCACGTCGTCGGCAACCACTCCTGGTCCCACCCGCTGATCCCCACACTGCGGCCCTCCCGCATCCGCGACGAACTCGGTTCCACCAGCGAGGTCGTCGAACGGGCCCTCGGGGCGGCCCCGCTCTGGTACCGCGCCCCCTACGGGGCGTGGAACCGGCACTCCTTCGAGATCGGCGCCGAACTCGGCATGGAGCCGCTCGCCTGGACCGTCGACACCCTGGACTGGACGGAGCCAGGCACCGACACCATCGTCCGCCGCGCCCTCGACGGAGCCGCCCCCGGCGCCGTCGTCCTCTCCCACGACGCCGGCGGCAACCGCTCGCAGAGCGTCGCGGCCCTCCGCCGCTATCTGCCCGAACTCCTCGACGCGGGCTACCACATCACCGTTCCGCGGCGCTGA